AACATGAACTGTGGCTGCAAAATCGATGTGTTCTGATGAGTGGTAGTTAATCAAACTGCTGCGTCCTGCAAAGTTGTGTTCCGGGGATTAATTGTACCCATTCTTCAATGCCTCCCTTGTCTTTGTTTTCTGCCATGCCTTGATTCCTTTGTGGGATAAAAAATCATCTCTAGTGTTACTGCTGTGATGATTGTTGATAAACTTTCATAATCTACGTTTGAATGGTTGTTCGCTTTACATGTCAAGACTTATCTTATGGAACTGACTTTGTAGCCTTGTGTAAGTTGTTAGGCATGGTTCTGTGAAAGCAAGTTTGTAATCTTGTGTGGGCTGTTACATGATAAGATTAGTAAAGCTTCACATGTGAATGGTTGTTGTGAACTCCATTCTTTTTGAACTAACTTTGTAATGTTGTATAACAACAAGTTGGTAAGATAAATGCCAGTATTAGAGCTTGACATGACTCATCAAACATGTGTAGTGGCGTACAAGCTGCAAGCTGCTGACATAAATCAGAGCAGTAAAGATTTTACATGTGAAAGGTGGTTCTGGAATACTTTCTTTTGGTGGGCTAAGTTTGTGTTGTCTTTCATATTGAAAAGGATACAAGATTTTGCGTGACAAAAGTTGTCAAAAACAGCGATGCCAGAATCGCACCGTTCGGCAAGCTAGTTTAACCATTAATTAAGAGGAGTCATATATAGGGAAAATTCTTCAATTCGGTCCAAATTTCACAAGCATTCCTTCATGTTTAGATGACACATGAAGCACACGCAACACTCACAAGCAAGCAATGTTATTCAGACAACAACTCGATTTCACTGTCTTTTATTTCCATGTTTCAACAGCCTTATAGTAACAGGTGGGGTGTTCACAGGGAATGCCTCATCGACATGGCAGGCTATTAGCTATGGGCTGGATCTCTTGAAACATGGCATCATTTGGCGTGTTGGACGTGGCACCAAGATCAGAGTTTGGCGTGACAATTGGATCCCGAGAGAGTTGCACCTGAAACTAATCGGCGCCCAAGGTCTCTGCCGTATGCGTTGGGTCGATGATTTCCTCACTGAAGTGGGCACCTGGAAGGTGGATGAACTAGAACGCTGGTTCCTGCCGGTGGACGTGCATGCAATCCTGAAAATCAGACCGGCGGTTCGTGTGGAGGAGGATTTTCAAGCTTGGAACATGGAAAAGTCGGGCATTTTCTCTGTTCGTAGTGCCTATAAACTTGGTTTGCAGCTTCAGAGTCAGGAGGGCAATGATATGGCGACGAGTTCGCATCCGGACGGTCGCATCCCGGGTGGGAGCTTATCTGGAAGTGTGTTGTGCCGCAGAAGGtttgcatttttgcatggaaGGTGGCAACTGATAGCCTTGCTACACAAGTTAATAAGAAGAAGCGCAAGCTGGAGATTTTAGGCACCTGCACTATCTGTGGCCACGGGGATGAGGATGCGTTCCACTGCCTCTGCACCTGTTTCCGTGTGCGTCAACTTTAGACTGCCATGTCTGAATGTTGGAACTTGCCGGCGGTCTCCCTTGCTGAAGGTGCTCAGCCTGACTGGTTATTCCAGATGCTTGATCGATCGTCTCCCGTCCAGCGCATCATGATCCTCATGCTCATGTGGCGTGTCTGGTATGTGCATAATGAGCTAACACATGGGAAAATTCCGCCGGCGGTCGCTGCATCGCAGTGGTTTCTGCAGAGCTATGTGGACTCTCTAATTGCCATTAAACAGTCCCCATCCATGGATCTATGCAAAGGGAAGCAGGTTGTCTTTCCGGTAAGCCTACGACGAGCCCCACGTGTTGTCCAGGAGCCATTACCATGGAAGCCCCCGATTGAGGGCTAGGTAAAACTCAACACGGATGGAAGCTTCGTCCAGGAAACAAGGATGGCTGGAGCTGGAATGATTCTCCGAGACAACACGGGTGCAGTCCTTTTCTCTGCGATAGGATCCTTGCCTCATTGCTGAGATGCCTTGGAAGCAGAGTTAGCAGCCTGCATGGAGGGGCTGGCCATTGCTTTGCAAAGTACTCAGCTACCAATTGTGATTGAGGTTGACAGTGTTCAGGTGATTTCCCTAATCCAGTCCAGCAGTACCGACCGTTCCCGCTATAGCAGCCTTGTTTTGGAGACCCGACGTCTTGTGGCCTCACCGAGGGAGATTAGTTTCGTTAAAATTCATAGATCTCAAAATTGTGATAGTCATGACCTAGCTAACTTTGCCAGGTCTAGCCAGCGGACTGCTTACTGGTTTGGGAGCAATCCTCTTGCGGATGTTCCTGATGTATCTCTTCCTTGATCAATGAAATCTCcttcttcgcaaaaaaaaaaaggtggggTGTTCACAAACATGCACACAAGATACATTCATGACAAACTATATTTACCATTGCATCCTGTCGACTATATACGGATGATCCACCCGATCTAAGCAAGTAACACAGGAGCTTGATCCTGTTTATTCGCACTCCACGTTGCAGATGGTCTTCAGGGTCTGAGTTAGCTGTTTACCATCCcatggctgctgcttctgctcccGCTGATGCATGATGACGCGGTGCACGGCGTCCGCAATGGCGCCGCACTGCCAGGGCACGACCACGGCCAGCTGCTGGCAGCACCGATCCTGCAACGCCTGGCAGCTGCCCTGGTATGATGTCGCCGGGGTGCACCGCTGCAGGAGAAACTCTTCGCACTTGGTCAGCTCCAGCTGCCCGGTGGCGGTGGTTGCCACGGCGATggtgaggagggagaggatgaGAAAGGTCTTCATGGTGGGATTGGTGCCGGATACTGCTCGGAGCGCTTGATGTTTCTGTTTGTATTTATGTGAAGGATGATTGCCATTTGTAGGTATGTGTCATGGTATGTGTCATCATTATCTTTTCATCTTTCCTAAATTTGTTTGGATGCTTCTCAAACCGATCTCTTGGTTTCTTGTGTTAGGTACAACTAGCTTCAGGTGTAACCTTGGATTTTATTCACCAAAGTAGCTTTGCTGCACCATATCATCAGACTATTAAGGGGAAAAGATGCTTGGTACTTTATCTCTCTATGATTCGTCTTATTTGCTTTACGTGTCAAACATTGATCATGATTACACGCTTTTCCTAAAATCTTCCTGTTGAAGCATGCATGAGTTTCCCTAGTGATGCAATTTCAACATTTATCCTGAGTTTGTAACCTTGTGAAGGTTGTTAGGCGTAAATCAACTTAAGTTTGTAATCTTGTGTGAGCTGTTAAGATGTTTAGCACGAAAAGATTGGTAAAGCTTCACATG
The Brachypodium distachyon strain Bd21 chromosome 2, Brachypodium_distachyon_v3.0, whole genome shotgun sequence genome window above contains:
- the LOC104582783 gene encoding avenin-like b10; amino-acid sequence: MKTFLILALLAVMATTAIATIARQKDPCKEFFLQQQCNPKKKMLQQGSCQVMQQQCCQDLAQIDVASRCQAIWQYVHSIIGTQQQQQLEQKQQQPWDATQLARTLQAMCNEVNIPPYCIQEELLFYKATLIPTNGNHPSHKYKQKHQALRAVSGTNPTMKTFLILSLLTIAVATTATGQLELTKCEEFLLQRCTPATSYQGSCQALQDRCCQQLAVVVPWQCGAIADAVHRVIMHQREQKQQPWDGKQLTQTLKTICNVECE